A single genomic interval of Plantibacter sp. Leaf314 harbors:
- a CDS encoding carbohydrate ABC transporter permease has protein sequence MTAILSTGRGPQESRLSRAGALIVMLVFTLYFLIPIWWLFIASTKSSSQFSNTAPLWFADFNLFENVGQLVAYRDGVYLKWMLNSVLYAGLGALLGTLFAAMCGYALAKYRFPGRDLIFNVVLGGVLVPATALALPLFLIFSQVGLTNTFWAVFLPSLVSPFGVYLTRIFAASSVPEELLEASRLDGAGEVRTFFTISVRLMFPALVTVFLFQFVAIWNNFFLPLIMLRDEALFPVTLGLYSWNSQVNQIPELRLYVLVGAFLSIIPLVITFLLLQRFWRSGLGAGAVK, from the coding sequence ATGACCGCCATCCTGTCCACCGGCCGCGGCCCGCAGGAGAGCCGCCTGTCGCGTGCCGGCGCGCTCATCGTGATGCTCGTCTTCACGCTCTACTTCCTCATCCCCATCTGGTGGCTGTTCATCGCGTCGACCAAGTCGTCGTCGCAGTTCTCGAACACCGCGCCGCTCTGGTTCGCCGACTTCAACCTCTTCGAGAACGTCGGACAGCTCGTCGCCTACCGCGACGGCGTCTACCTGAAGTGGATGCTGAACTCGGTGCTGTACGCGGGGCTCGGCGCACTCCTCGGCACCCTGTTCGCGGCGATGTGCGGCTACGCGCTCGCCAAGTACCGGTTCCCGGGCCGCGACCTGATCTTCAACGTCGTGCTCGGTGGTGTGCTCGTGCCGGCCACGGCGCTCGCCCTGCCGCTGTTCCTGATCTTCAGCCAGGTGGGTCTCACGAACACCTTCTGGGCCGTGTTCCTGCCGTCACTCGTCAGCCCCTTCGGCGTCTACCTCACCCGCATCTTCGCGGCGTCGAGCGTGCCGGAGGAACTGCTCGAGGCCTCTCGGCTCGACGGTGCGGGGGAGGTCCGGACCTTCTTCACCATCTCCGTGCGACTCATGTTCCCGGCGCTCGTCACCGTGTTCCTCTTCCAGTTCGTCGCCATCTGGAACAACTTCTTCCTGCCGCTCATCATGCTGCGCGACGAAGCCCTGTTCCCCGTCACCCTCGGGCTCTACTCGTGGAACTCGCAGGTCAACCAGATCCCCGAACTGCGCCTGTACGTGCTCGTCGGCGCGTTCCTGTCGATCATCCCGCTCGTCATCACCTTCCTCCTGCTCCAGCGGTTCTGGCGGTC
- a CDS encoding carbohydrate ABC transporter permease, with product MSVNIETAEATSPRPSRRRTAARLPKAVVQHKRAIAFFIVPFAVLFALFYLVPIGYAVYQSLLVIERDGTFGQAREVFGGFAQYVQVFQNGPFWQSVGRVLLFGVVQVPVMLGLALLFALLLDSPLLRGKRFFRLAFFVPYAVPGVIAAIMWGFLYSPNLSPFTAITQNVNFLSADLVLWAIANVVTWVFVGYNMLIIYSSLLSIPTEIYEAARLDGAGQARIAWSIKIPLVMPAIVLTAIFSIIGTLQLLAEPQVFRSFSSAVSSTFTPNLTVYTTSSIPNVNLAAAFSVVLALATFVLSFGFLKFTQRKEGK from the coding sequence ATGAGCGTCAACATCGAGACGGCGGAGGCTACGTCACCACGTCCGTCCCGCCGGCGGACGGCAGCGCGACTGCCGAAGGCGGTGGTGCAGCACAAGCGGGCGATCGCCTTCTTCATCGTCCCGTTCGCCGTCCTGTTCGCCCTGTTCTACCTCGTGCCGATCGGCTACGCCGTCTACCAGTCGTTGCTCGTGATCGAGCGTGACGGCACCTTCGGCCAGGCCCGTGAGGTGTTCGGCGGGTTCGCCCAGTACGTGCAGGTCTTCCAGAACGGACCGTTCTGGCAGTCCGTCGGTCGGGTGCTCCTGTTCGGTGTCGTCCAGGTGCCCGTGATGCTGGGCCTCGCTCTCCTCTTCGCCCTGCTGCTCGACTCGCCGCTGCTCCGCGGCAAGCGGTTCTTCCGCCTGGCCTTCTTCGTGCCGTACGCGGTCCCCGGCGTCATCGCCGCCATCATGTGGGGCTTCCTCTATTCGCCCAACCTGTCGCCGTTCACCGCGATCACGCAGAACGTCAACTTCCTCTCCGCCGACCTCGTGCTCTGGGCCATCGCGAACGTCGTGACCTGGGTGTTCGTCGGCTACAACATGCTCATCATCTACTCCTCGCTCCTCTCCATCCCGACGGAGATCTACGAGGCAGCGCGACTCGACGGCGCCGGCCAGGCCCGCATCGCCTGGTCGATCAAGATCCCGCTGGTGATGCCCGCGATCGTCCTCACCGCGATCTTCTCGATCATCGGCACGCTCCAGCTCCTCGCCGAACCGCAGGTGTTCCGGTCCTTCAGCTCGGCCGTGAGCAGCACCTTCACGCCGAACCTCACCGTCTACACCACCTCGTCCATCCCGAACGTGAACCTCGCAGCCGCCTTCTCGGTCGTGCTCGCGCTGGCGACCTTCGTCCTCTCGTTCGGGTTCCTGAAGTTCACGCAGCGAAAGGAAGGCAAATGA
- a CDS encoding beta-galactosidase, translated as MSSTPTFSHDGIAYGCDYNPEQWDRSVWREDVALMQEAGVDLVALNIFGWSHLEPRPGEFEFSGLDEILDLLHAAGIRVNLGTGTASAPPWLTFRHPEILPETEDGTTRFPGGRQAWCPSSAVFRRYALELVERVAERYGAHPAVELWHVSNELGCHNALCYDDESAEAFRGWLRARYGTIERLNTAWGTSFWSQQYSDFAEILPPRLTLSSRNPSQVVDFHRFSSDELLDYYRAELEVLRRHSTVPVTTNFMVTAHIRNMDYWQWAPEMDVVANDHYLDNRLADPTAELSFASDLTRGLAGGGSWLLMEQSTGAVNWQPQNLAKAPGEMTRNSLTHVAKGAEAVCFFQWRASLQGSEKFHSALLPHAGTDSDVWREVVALGGTLDRLDEIVGTRVQADVALMFSWENWWAADGESRPTHAVDYLSQVHAAHASLRRLGHTVDVVRPGADLSAYRLVVVPNLYLVRDSEAAVVSDFVTAGGHAVITFFSGIADEEDRVRPGGYPGAFRELLGVNTEEFAPVLPGQPLTLASGKTATAWSERTRARGAEVLDTFADGPSIGRPAITRNRLARGGDAWYLATNLDADALDDVLRDAAAGAGAVPQGDERLPGLEVIRRVGDDRSYRFLINHSTHDVELPATGHELVTGEPVDSIARVPAGAVRVIREDRTR; from the coding sequence ATGAGCTCCACCCCCACGTTCAGCCACGACGGCATCGCCTACGGCTGCGACTACAACCCCGAGCAGTGGGACCGGTCCGTCTGGCGCGAAGACGTCGCCCTCATGCAGGAAGCCGGCGTCGACCTCGTCGCCCTCAACATCTTCGGGTGGTCGCACCTCGAGCCGCGCCCGGGCGAGTTCGAGTTCTCCGGCCTCGACGAGATCCTCGACCTGCTCCACGCGGCGGGCATCCGGGTCAACCTCGGAACCGGCACCGCCTCAGCACCCCCGTGGCTCACCTTCCGCCACCCCGAGATCCTCCCCGAGACCGAGGACGGCACGACGCGCTTCCCCGGCGGCCGCCAGGCCTGGTGCCCGTCGTCCGCGGTCTTCCGCCGGTACGCCCTGGAACTGGTCGAGCGGGTCGCCGAGCGGTACGGCGCCCACCCGGCCGTCGAGCTCTGGCACGTCTCCAATGAGCTCGGCTGCCACAACGCGCTCTGCTACGACGACGAGTCCGCCGAAGCGTTCCGCGGCTGGCTCCGCGCCCGCTACGGCACGATCGAACGCCTGAACACCGCCTGGGGCACCTCGTTCTGGAGCCAGCAGTACAGCGACTTCGCGGAGATCCTGCCGCCGCGTCTCACCCTGTCCAGCCGCAACCCCAGCCAGGTCGTCGACTTCCACCGCTTCTCCTCCGACGAACTGCTCGACTACTACCGGGCCGAGCTCGAGGTCCTGCGTCGCCACAGCACCGTGCCGGTCACCACCAACTTCATGGTCACTGCGCACATCCGGAACATGGACTACTGGCAGTGGGCCCCCGAGATGGACGTCGTCGCGAACGACCACTACCTCGACAACCGGCTCGCCGACCCGACCGCGGAGCTCTCCTTCGCGAGCGACCTCACGCGCGGGCTGGCCGGCGGCGGCTCCTGGTTGCTCATGGAGCAGTCGACCGGTGCCGTCAACTGGCAGCCGCAGAACCTCGCCAAGGCGCCAGGCGAGATGACCCGCAACTCGCTGACGCACGTCGCCAAGGGAGCCGAAGCCGTCTGCTTCTTCCAGTGGCGGGCCTCCCTGCAGGGCTCCGAGAAGTTCCACTCCGCCCTGCTGCCCCACGCCGGCACCGACTCGGACGTCTGGCGGGAGGTCGTCGCGCTCGGCGGCACCCTCGATCGACTCGACGAGATCGTCGGGACGCGCGTGCAGGCCGACGTCGCGCTCATGTTCTCGTGGGAGAACTGGTGGGCCGCCGACGGCGAGAGCCGCCCGACCCACGCGGTCGACTACCTCTCGCAGGTGCACGCCGCCCACGCCTCGCTGCGTCGACTCGGCCACACGGTCGACGTCGTCCGTCCCGGAGCGGACCTCTCCGCGTACCGCCTCGTCGTCGTCCCCAACCTCTACCTCGTGCGGGACAGCGAGGCCGCGGTCGTCTCCGATTTCGTCACGGCCGGCGGTCACGCGGTGATCACCTTCTTCAGCGGGATCGCCGACGAAGAGGACCGCGTCCGCCCCGGCGGGTACCCGGGCGCCTTCCGCGAGCTGCTCGGCGTCAACACGGAGGAGTTCGCGCCCGTCCTGCCGGGGCAGCCGCTCACGCTCGCCTCCGGGAAGACCGCGACCGCCTGGTCGGAGCGCACCCGCGCCCGCGGCGCCGAGGTCCTCGACACCTTCGCCGACGGCCCCTCGATCGGCCGGCCGGCGATCACCCGTAACCGCCTCGCGCGCGGCGGGGACGCCTGGTACCTCGCGACGAACCTCGACGCCGACGCCCTCGACGACGTCCTGCGCGACGCCGCAGCAGGCGCGGGCGCCGTGCCGCAGGGCGACGAGCGGCTGCCGGGCCTCGAGGTCATCCGCCGCGTCGGCGACGACCGCAGCTACCGCTTCCTCATCAACCACTCGACGCACGACGTCGAGCTGCCGGCGACCGGGCACGAGCTCGTCACCGGCGAACCCGTCGACTCCATCGCACGCGTGCCAGCCGGCGCCGTGCGCGTCATCAGAGAGGACCGCACGCGATGA
- a CDS encoding LacI family DNA-binding transcriptional regulator, giving the protein MTPPPTRRKRATVHDVAVEAGVSRGTVSRVVNGERYVSAEAREAIEAAIEKVGYVPNTAARNLVMQRTQAVGFVVHEPHSLFVDDPNIGNILLGANEALSQADHQLVCLVVDSERDTDRITRYLSGGFVDGVIMVSARENDPITRVIERLGLPATFVGHPPDLRELPFVGIDNRAASADITRELIGAGRGRIGMIAAALDRDSGSDRLAGFRDALGDRFDERLVVEVPFYSHQDGFSGMTELLARVPEIDGLFAASDAVAAGALEALRAAGRRVPEDVSVVGFDDSAWALRCHPPLTTVHQPAAAVGQRAAEVLLAQLRGETISPTGSFVPTSIVRRGSV; this is encoded by the coding sequence GTGACCCCTCCGCCGACTCGACGCAAACGGGCCACCGTGCACGATGTCGCGGTCGAGGCCGGCGTCTCGCGCGGCACTGTCAGCCGGGTCGTCAACGGCGAGCGGTACGTCTCGGCCGAGGCCCGCGAGGCGATCGAGGCCGCGATCGAGAAGGTCGGGTACGTGCCCAACACGGCCGCCCGGAACCTCGTCATGCAGCGCACGCAGGCCGTCGGGTTCGTCGTGCACGAGCCCCACAGTCTCTTCGTCGACGATCCCAACATCGGCAACATCCTGCTCGGCGCGAACGAGGCCCTCTCGCAGGCGGACCACCAGCTCGTCTGCCTGGTCGTCGACTCGGAACGCGACACCGACCGCATCACCCGGTACCTCTCCGGCGGCTTCGTCGACGGGGTCATCATGGTCTCCGCGCGCGAGAACGACCCGATCACCCGGGTGATCGAACGCCTCGGGCTCCCGGCGACGTTCGTCGGCCACCCGCCCGACCTCCGCGAACTCCCGTTCGTCGGGATCGACAACCGTGCCGCGTCTGCCGACATCACCCGCGAGCTGATCGGTGCCGGCCGGGGGCGTATCGGCATGATCGCGGCGGCGCTCGACCGCGACTCCGGCTCAGACCGACTCGCCGGATTCCGTGACGCGCTCGGCGACCGGTTCGACGAGCGGCTCGTCGTCGAGGTCCCGTTCTACTCCCACCAGGACGGCTTCTCCGGCATGACCGAGCTCCTCGCACGAGTACCGGAGATCGACGGCCTCTTCGCGGCGTCCGACGCGGTCGCAGCAGGTGCCCTCGAGGCGTTGCGCGCCGCCGGTCGGCGGGTCCCTGAGGACGTGTCGGTCGTCGGCTTCGACGACTCGGCCTGGGCCCTGCGCTGCCACCCGCCGCTCACGACCGTCCATCAGCCGGCAGCGGCCGTCGGTCAACGCGCGGCCGAGGTGCTGCTCGCGCAGTTGCGGGGCGAGACCATCTCGCCCACCGGCTCGTTCGTCCCGACGTCGATCGTGCGTCGCGGGAGCGTCTGA
- a CDS encoding amidase domain-containing protein, protein MIGSGITRRLRATLVAATVAAAAIGLSGCSPEQIEQRSDDASIQAQLDYVHAHWNAYNDAEYGALPDSDCVNFASQSLIARGWQMDDGWSFDTDADGDHEYSDAWVSSTLFERYLRAHPERATELAATDLSALQLGDIVQFDWDDSGDEDHTGIVTRIVGDGADRQVYFAGHTLDSHYRSVTNAITETYPGARVTYWHLAAPAS, encoded by the coding sequence ATGATCGGCTCGGGAATCACACGGCGCCTCCGCGCCACGCTCGTTGCGGCCACCGTGGCTGCCGCGGCGATCGGTCTGTCGGGATGCTCACCCGAGCAGATCGAGCAGCGCTCCGACGACGCGTCGATCCAGGCGCAGCTCGACTACGTGCACGCGCACTGGAACGCCTACAACGACGCCGAGTACGGCGCGCTGCCGGACTCCGACTGCGTCAACTTCGCCAGTCAGTCACTCATCGCTCGTGGGTGGCAGATGGACGATGGCTGGTCGTTCGACACCGATGCCGACGGCGACCACGAGTATTCGGACGCGTGGGTGAGCTCGACACTGTTCGAGCGCTATCTCCGGGCCCACCCCGAACGGGCGACGGAACTCGCCGCCACCGACCTCAGCGCGTTGCAGCTCGGCGACATCGTCCAGTTCGATTGGGACGACTCCGGCGACGAGGATCACACCGGCATCGTGACGAGGATCGTCGGTGATGGTGCCGACCGGCAGGTGTACTTCGCCGGCCACACACTCGACAGCCACTACCGTTCTGTGACGAACGCGATCACCGAGACCTATCCGGGCGCGCGAGTCACCTACTGGCACCTCGCAGCGCCCGCGAGCTGA
- the rarD gene encoding EamA family transporter RarD, which produces MTDALPPEHRETTPRGVLVSVVASFLFAALFFLPPLLEPFEANEILAWRVIATVPVLAALVGAFGWWRDVRDIALRLARRPLLVLVIVLDGLLLSVQLWLFGWAPQTGHGLELALGYLLMPLAMVVVGVVLHRERLAPLRIAAVAAAAVGVTAAIVVAGGLSWATVAVALGYPVYFAIRRRAGLDSIGAFCFELLVLVPVAVVLALQPSSLDVLAAHPQLGWGILLLGVIGGVALVLYLVASRLLSFGVFGLLSYLEPVLLVLVAVLLLGESLTLTDVFVYGPIVLALVLLGLETVRRPSR; this is translated from the coding sequence GTGACGGACGCCCTTCCCCCTGAGCACCGCGAGACGACGCCTCGCGGGGTCCTCGTCTCCGTCGTCGCCTCGTTCCTGTTCGCGGCGCTGTTCTTCCTGCCGCCGCTGCTGGAACCGTTCGAGGCGAACGAGATCCTCGCCTGGCGGGTGATCGCCACGGTGCCGGTGCTCGCCGCACTCGTGGGTGCGTTCGGCTGGTGGCGGGACGTCCGCGACATCGCGCTCCGTCTCGCTCGTCGCCCGCTCCTCGTCCTGGTGATCGTGCTCGACGGGCTCCTGCTGTCGGTGCAGCTGTGGTTGTTCGGGTGGGCACCGCAGACCGGTCACGGACTCGAGCTCGCGCTCGGGTACCTGCTGATGCCGCTGGCGATGGTCGTGGTCGGCGTCGTCCTGCACCGGGAACGCCTCGCCCCACTGCGCATCGCCGCGGTGGCCGCTGCGGCCGTCGGGGTCACTGCGGCGATCGTGGTCGCCGGCGGACTCTCGTGGGCGACCGTCGCCGTCGCGCTCGGCTACCCGGTGTACTTCGCGATCCGTCGCCGGGCCGGGCTCGACTCCATCGGCGCGTTCTGCTTCGAGCTGCTCGTCCTGGTGCCCGTCGCGGTCGTGCTCGCCCTGCAACCGTCGTCGCTCGATGTGCTGGCCGCGCACCCGCAGCTGGGGTGGGGGATCCTCCTGCTCGGCGTGATCGGCGGCGTCGCCCTCGTGCTCTACCTCGTCGCGAGCCGCCTGCTGTCGTTCGGCGTCTTCGGGCTGCTCAGCTACCTGGAACCGGTGCTGCTGGTGCTCGTCGCGGTGCTGCTCCTCGGGGAGTCGCTGACGCTCACCGACGTCTTCGTCTACGGGCCGATCGTGCTCGCCCTCGTGCTGCTGGGCCTCGAGACCGTGCGCCGCCCGAGCCGCTGA
- a CDS encoding ABC transporter permease yields the protein MSTSTMQTFRSQLRSFTTAHARDLLRDPSSAIILVASFLGLIGLLWVVDVIVAGAGGAPAGVLERGLPLVATTGLMAVAFMLTTVPLVRHRGTSLLRALSTTPARHDAYLLGHLPIRLGVVVGQTVVIVALAAWTSPERPLGDLVAVAVTVLFGGAMLLGLGYLLATRLSNPDVAMQLTYLLPMLALVTSGALFPLSVLPEWAAGIFRVLPSTWIVGTLDAILSQTPPPAPLAVMWGLLAACALVAGLAVGRLHRWGGRERLA from the coding sequence GTGAGCACGAGCACGATGCAGACGTTCCGGTCGCAGCTTCGGAGCTTCACCACGGCCCACGCGCGCGACCTCCTCCGGGACCCGAGCTCGGCCATCATCCTCGTGGCCAGCTTCCTCGGCTTGATCGGGTTGCTCTGGGTCGTCGACGTCATCGTGGCGGGAGCCGGTGGAGCCCCGGCCGGGGTACTCGAGCGCGGCCTGCCCCTGGTGGCGACGACCGGGCTCATGGCGGTCGCATTCATGCTCACCACGGTCCCGCTCGTCCGGCATCGCGGTACCAGCCTGCTGCGCGCCCTGTCGACGACGCCGGCGCGTCATGACGCGTACCTGCTCGGGCACCTGCCGATCCGCCTCGGCGTGGTCGTGGGGCAGACGGTCGTGATCGTCGCCCTCGCGGCCTGGACGTCGCCGGAGCGTCCGCTCGGCGACCTCGTGGCCGTCGCGGTCACGGTCCTGTTCGGCGGTGCCATGCTGCTCGGGCTCGGATACCTGCTCGCCACCCGGCTGTCGAACCCGGATGTCGCGATGCAGCTGACGTACCTGCTGCCGATGCTCGCCCTCGTGACGTCCGGGGCGCTCTTCCCGCTCTCGGTCCTCCCCGAGTGGGCCGCTGGGATCTTCCGCGTCCTCCCCTCGACGTGGATCGTCGGCACGCTCGACGCGATCCTCTCGCAGACGCCGCCACCGGCACCGCTCGCGGTGATGTGGGGGCTCCTGGCGGCCTGCGCGCTCGTGGCGGGTCTCGCCGTCGGACGACTCCACCGCTGGGGTGGGCGCGAACGCCTGGCGTGA
- a CDS encoding ABC transporter ATP-binding protein, with protein MNDHARAVITVDRLSKHYGDRTVLRDVSLSVREGEVFGLLGPNGAGKTTTLETIVGLRRPSAGTVRVLDHDPASDRRFVTERLAVQPQAATLFPTLTVAETLELFASFHARVRPPEDVLDELELGDARRGRVKHLSGGQERRLLIAIALIGDPEIVVLDEPSAGLDPQARRNLWSIIRRQQERGTTILLSTHHMDEATQVCDRIAVLVDGSIAAMGEPETLVREHASTATVTFEIPDATTVAELQSHDIPGAITVTAKGALSLVEVVTDDPDAVLRRLTFSTGLRPRGFRVAHGSLEDLFIDLANRPRSSAEGERAHER; from the coding sequence ATGAACGACCACGCCAGAGCTGTCATCACCGTCGATCGGCTCAGCAAGCACTATGGAGACCGGACCGTCCTGCGCGACGTCTCCCTGAGCGTCCGGGAGGGCGAGGTGTTCGGACTCCTGGGGCCGAACGGTGCCGGGAAGACCACCACGCTGGAGACCATCGTCGGACTCCGGCGACCCAGCGCCGGAACCGTCCGGGTGCTCGACCACGACCCCGCGAGCGACCGCCGCTTCGTGACGGAGCGCCTGGCGGTGCAGCCGCAGGCCGCCACGCTGTTCCCGACGCTGACCGTCGCGGAGACGCTCGAGCTCTTCGCCTCGTTCCACGCCCGCGTCCGCCCGCCCGAGGACGTCCTGGACGAACTCGAGCTCGGCGACGCCCGCCGGGGGCGGGTGAAGCACCTCTCCGGCGGGCAGGAGCGGCGCCTGCTCATCGCCATCGCCCTGATCGGCGACCCCGAGATCGTGGTGCTCGACGAACCCTCCGCCGGACTCGACCCACAGGCTCGCCGCAACCTGTGGTCCATCATCCGGCGCCAGCAGGAACGTGGCACCACGATCCTGCTGTCGACGCATCACATGGACGAGGCCACGCAGGTCTGCGACCGGATCGCGGTGCTCGTGGACGGGTCGATCGCCGCCATGGGGGAGCCGGAGACACTGGTCCGGGAGCACGCCTCCACGGCGACCGTGACGTTCGAGATCCCCGATGCGACCACGGTCGCCGAGTTGCAATCCCACGACATCCCCGGTGCGATCACCGTGACGGCGAAGGGCGCGCTCAGCCTCGTCGAGGTCGTGACCGACGATCCCGACGCCGTCCTCCGCAGACTCACCTTCTCCACCGGCCTCCGGCCGCGGGGGTTCCGCGTCGCGCACGGCTCGCTGGAGGACCTCTTCATCGACCTCGCGAACCGCCCGCGATCCTCGGCCGAGGGCGAGCGGGCGCACGAGCGGTGA
- a CDS encoding helix-turn-helix transcriptional regulator, translating to MKNDVRALRTERGWTQVQFAEALGVSRQTVNALETGRYDPSLPLAFRVSALLARPIEEIFFPGEHDAPPSGGRR from the coding sequence ATGAAGAACGACGTCCGCGCACTGCGCACCGAACGCGGATGGACCCAGGTCCAGTTCGCTGAGGCCCTCGGGGTCTCCCGGCAGACCGTGAACGCCCTCGAGACCGGCCGCTACGACCCGTCGCTGCCCCTGGCGTTCCGTGTCTCCGCCCTCCTCGCGCGCCCGATCGAGGAGATCTTCTTCCCGGGCGAACACGATGCCCCGCCGTCTGGAGGACGACGATGA
- a CDS encoding ABC transporter permease, whose translation MRPATGGREGHGREAFRRLATMSARDVLRNPLTGVSMWFMTGIILVIYVSMWLAFVVLGPAPVASVDAADPRIASALERAGVRVVAEDAPERNTVVTVVDGQALVVLDASDQAAWDPIWLGLRDAGVRADAVTVVDDEGDVELDPLQENLGIVVLVGVASVAFIGTTVPLVAMRERGLLRLLGTTPLRRSTFLLAQLPLRAFVAVGVLLLTAGVAVWRRYVDGLDLLTLGTSFLLGTTMLFAVALASAARSRNAEATQQTMVMVTLGLVFASGGLLPQAILPAAVQVVMNCLPTTWFVAATSASLTGAEPFLPVPALWGLMAVVTVAAGALAVRRFEWDQSERRPGATETSETSETSDTRSEVTA comes from the coding sequence GTGAGGCCCGCGACCGGCGGACGCGAGGGTCACGGCCGCGAAGCCTTCCGGCGGCTCGCCACGATGAGTGCCCGCGACGTGCTGAGGAATCCCCTGACCGGGGTCTCGATGTGGTTCATGACGGGCATCATCCTCGTGATCTACGTGTCGATGTGGCTGGCGTTCGTCGTGCTCGGGCCCGCTCCGGTCGCCTCGGTGGATGCTGCGGACCCCCGCATCGCGTCCGCCCTCGAACGGGCCGGCGTCCGCGTGGTCGCCGAGGACGCACCCGAGCGGAACACCGTCGTGACGGTCGTCGATGGTCAGGCGCTGGTCGTCCTCGACGCGTCCGACCAGGCCGCCTGGGATCCGATCTGGCTGGGCCTCCGCGATGCGGGCGTTCGTGCCGACGCCGTGACCGTGGTGGACGACGAGGGCGACGTCGAGCTCGACCCCCTGCAGGAGAACCTCGGGATCGTGGTGCTCGTCGGGGTCGCGAGCGTCGCGTTCATCGGGACGACCGTCCCTCTGGTCGCGATGCGGGAGCGCGGACTCCTCCGTCTGCTCGGGACGACACCGCTCCGGCGCTCGACCTTCCTGCTCGCGCAGCTCCCGCTCCGCGCGTTCGTCGCGGTCGGCGTCCTGCTCCTGACCGCCGGGGTCGCGGTGTGGCGCCGGTACGTCGACGGGCTCGACCTGCTGACCCTCGGCACGTCCTTCCTCCTGGGGACGACGATGTTGTTCGCCGTCGCGCTGGCGTCCGCCGCCCGATCGCGGAACGCCGAGGCGACCCAGCAGACGATGGTGATGGTGACCCTCGGACTCGTCTTCGCGTCCGGAGGGCTGCTGCCGCAGGCGATCCTGCCCGCTGCGGTGCAGGTCGTCATGAACTGCCTGCCGACCACCTGGTTCGTGGCCGCCACCAGCGCCTCCCTGACCGGGGCCGAACCCTTCCTGCCCGTGCCGGCGCTGTGGGGGCTCATGGCCGTCGTCACCGTCGCCGCCGGGGCGCTCGCCGTGCGGCGGTTCGAGTGGGATCAGTCCGAACGCCGGCCGGGCGCGACAGAGACATCAGAGACATCCGAGACATCCGACACACGAAGCGAGGTCACAGCATGA
- a CDS encoding low temperature requirement protein A: MLNRLGLLRMSGRDPGEGHRVASPLELLFDLVFVVAVSQASQNLHHGIVEGHAAETTVSYAMIFFAIWWAWMNFTWFASAFDTDDWLYRLTTIVQMAGVLVLAAGVHYAMVEGDWAIITVGYVIMRLAMVAQWVRLALSDPEQRAVALRFAIGISLVQVLWVARLALPVEGQFWTFWPAMLLEVLVPVWAERVHRTPWHPHHVAERYGLFTLILLGESLLGSANAIIDAANTDRRIDGLVGLAVAGIVLAAGMWWMYFSREQADRLTSARQGFTFGYAHYFVFAAAGAVSAGIEVELDLLTEAGEHLTAADASFALTVPVAVFMVAVWFVLLRGRISIGASALFLVAAAVVLASAVLPVVTVLATATAVGIAVVVLEVQRVRERREPAR; encoded by the coding sequence ATGTTGAACCGACTGGGCCTCCTCCGCATGTCCGGCCGCGACCCCGGTGAGGGCCACCGCGTCGCGAGTCCTCTGGAGTTGCTCTTCGACCTCGTCTTCGTCGTCGCCGTCTCGCAGGCCTCGCAGAACCTCCACCACGGCATCGTCGAGGGTCATGCCGCGGAGACGACCGTCTCCTACGCGATGATCTTCTTCGCCATCTGGTGGGCGTGGATGAACTTCACCTGGTTCGCCTCCGCGTTCGACACCGACGACTGGCTCTACCGGCTGACGACCATTGTGCAGATGGCGGGCGTCCTCGTGCTCGCGGCCGGCGTGCACTACGCCATGGTGGAGGGTGATTGGGCGATCATCACCGTCGGCTACGTCATCATGCGCCTCGCGATGGTGGCGCAATGGGTCCGGCTCGCGCTGTCCGACCCGGAGCAGCGGGCGGTCGCCCTCCGGTTCGCCATCGGCATCAGCCTGGTGCAGGTGCTCTGGGTGGCCCGCCTGGCCCTGCCGGTCGAGGGGCAGTTCTGGACCTTCTGGCCGGCCATGCTCCTCGAGGTGCTGGTGCCGGTGTGGGCCGAGCGGGTCCATCGCACGCCGTGGCATCCCCACCACGTCGCGGAACGGTACGGCCTCTTCACCCTGATCCTGCTCGGTGAGAGCCTGCTCGGTTCGGCGAACGCGATCATCGACGCCGCCAACACCGACCGGCGCATCGACGGTCTCGTGGGCCTCGCCGTCGCCGGGATCGTCCTCGCGGCCGGCATGTGGTGGATGTACTTCAGCCGCGAGCAGGCGGACCGGCTGACGTCAGCACGGCAGGGCTTCACCTTCGGGTACGCGCACTACTTCGTCTTCGCCGCCGCCGGAGCCGTCTCGGCCGGGATCGAGGTCGAGCTCGACCTCCTGACCGAAGCCGGCGAGCATCTCACTGCAGCCGACGCCTCGTTCGCGCTCACGGTGCCGGTCGCCGTGTTCATGGTCGCGGTGTGGTTCGTCCTCCTCCGCGGGCGGATCTCCATCGGCGCCTCCGCGCTGTTCCTCGTCGCTGCGGCGGTCGTCCTCGCGTCGGCAGTCCTCCCGGTCGTGACCGTGCTCGCAACGGCCACTGCGGTCGGCATCGCGGTCGTCGTCCTCGAGGTGCAACGCGTCCGCGAGCGACGGGAGCCCGCGCGCTGA